Proteins from a single region of Candidatus Woesearchaeota archaeon:
- a CDS encoding 30S ribosomal protein S6e (the function of this ribosomal subunit is unknown) gives MVEYKVVIGLQSGKTVQKEIKDAHADALHDLRIGETISGDKLGFAGYEFQVTGGSDKCGFPMRKGIQEARKKILMHGGVGFSGLNRNGQKQKGLVRRRTVCGERITKIIHQVNLKATKEGPDAIESDPSKK, from the coding sequence ATGGTAGAATATAAAGTTGTAATCGGACTTCAATCCGGAAAAACAGTTCAAAAAGAAATTAAAGATGCACATGCAGATGCTCTTCACGATTTACGTATCGGTGAAACTATTTCTGGTGATAAATTAGGTTTTGCAGGATATGAGTTTCAAGTTACCGGCGGTTCTGACAAATGCGGTTTTCCTATGCGTAAAGGCATTCAAGAAGCCCGTAAAAAAATTCTCATGCATGGCGGCGTAGGTTTTAGTGGTCTTAACCGTAATGGTCAGAAGCAAAAAGGTCTCGTTCGACGTCGTACTGTCTGTGGCGAACGCATTACGAAAATTATTCATCAAGTCAACCTTAAAGCGACCAAAGAAGGTCCTGACGCTATTGAAAGCGATCCTTCTAAGAAATAA
- a CDS encoding thrombospondin type 3 repeat-containing protein — MMLALLQVKGLDLNETMSEMIAEEEIKMVTKTKSRVAKSGVAAKSNITSSKPVSHTKPTVKSSSISTSNSMATNFTNRYSTSHSSSLPGGAPDYSLPPHANEAVPLAPRHTGRKIFFVAMIIIFALTVIFGFLFFVENNKTFAGQAYAGAQNTIGFVLAENPADLPAQFFDLKANVGAAQTVAFHFKVALPSGVTCSVNPQEQLVLTNGVDSITQAIASSIFGAAGDVDYQDSYCEDVNTVVFEQATADYARAVTGEVILATIIIPSPAAGNYQLVPSDVHVINLETSGDINLVVESYDLAVEAPAGEPVPGPNADTDGDSILDAVDNCPANSNGNQADTDRDGIGNVCDICTGEDDTLDVDSDTFCASNDNCDDIANARQKDQNRNGVGDACEPNPAALEDKDEDGRVNIDDNCRDVANSDQADVDLDGIGDVCDVEVNAPEDTDFDHDGVSNADDNCERIANPLQEDSNGFEDGDGAGDACEMVPPLEGDVDRDTVPDETDNCPHVSNVNQADIDNDNAGDACDPADDSADADADGVPDHRDSCIDVVNPDQSNLDHDGYGDMCDPDMDNDGVANADDECPLDAVNTCNGDPSAVNNEASVDDGECAADALQYCSSIQECERVGLFWYDTSCHTQLAPLEDECNPFNLDPCTTQELCEAANLYWYDEQCNAVDQEVILNQVTCEDGNVEACLNPETCQLAGYFWYESINRCVLEEPEIIPGGVPEEIIPPEGAENLDLNNDQCVGLKDISIVAANFDLSCSVPKAMGEGDVTNDSCVTFADFRKLMSVLDWECDEE, encoded by the coding sequence ATGATGCTCGCATTGCTGCAAGTCAAGGGATTAGATCTCAACGAGACCATGTCCGAAATGATCGCCGAGGAAGAAATTAAGATGGTCACTAAAACAAAATCAAGAGTCGCTAAGAGTGGTGTTGCTGCTAAGAGTAATATTACTTCATCTAAACCTGTGTCTCATACAAAACCAACAGTAAAATCGTCTTCTATTTCTACCTCCAATTCTATGGCTACCAATTTTACCAACAGGTATTCAACATCTCACTCATCTTCACTTCCTGGCGGGGCTCCTGATTATAGTCTTCCCCCTCACGCTAATGAAGCTGTTCCTCTTGCTCCTCGACATACTGGAAGAAAAATATTTTTTGTCGCCATGATAATCATTTTTGCTTTAACTGTAATCTTTGGTTTTCTCTTTTTCGTAGAAAACAACAAAACATTTGCCGGTCAAGCCTATGCAGGTGCACAAAACACTATCGGTTTTGTTTTGGCAGAGAACCCTGCCGATCTTCCAGCTCAATTTTTCGATCTTAAAGCAAATGTGGGTGCTGCTCAAACCGTTGCGTTTCATTTTAAAGTAGCTCTTCCTTCTGGAGTCACTTGTAGTGTAAATCCTCAAGAGCAATTAGTTCTTACCAATGGTGTTGATTCAATCACGCAAGCAATAGCTTCTTCTATATTTGGTGCTGCAGGTGATGTAGATTACCAAGATTCGTATTGTGAAGACGTTAATACTGTGGTCTTCGAACAAGCAACCGCAGATTATGCTCGTGCTGTTACAGGAGAAGTTATTCTTGCAACAATAATAATTCCCTCTCCTGCTGCTGGAAACTATCAATTAGTGCCTTCGGATGTGCATGTAATCAATTTAGAAACCAGTGGCGATATTAATCTCGTAGTTGAATCCTATGATTTAGCCGTTGAAGCTCCAGCAGGGGAACCAGTTCCTGGACCTAATGCAGACACAGATGGTGACTCTATTCTTGATGCAGTAGACAACTGCCCTGCTAATTCCAATGGTAACCAAGCAGATACTGATCGCGATGGTATTGGGAATGTTTGTGATATCTGTACTGGTGAAGATGACACTCTTGATGTTGATAGCGATACCTTCTGTGCGAGCAATGATAACTGTGATGATATTGCGAATGCCCGCCAAAAAGATCAAAATCGTAATGGGGTAGGTGATGCCTGTGAACCTAACCCTGCTGCGTTAGAAGATAAAGATGAAGACGGAAGAGTAAATATCGATGATAATTGTCGTGATGTTGCTAATTCCGATCAAGCAGATGTTGATTTAGATGGTATTGGTGATGTGTGCGATGTTGAAGTTAATGCCCCAGAAGATACGGACTTTGATCATGATGGTGTCTCTAATGCTGACGATAACTGCGAACGCATAGCCAATCCTCTTCAAGAAGATAGCAATGGTTTTGAAGATGGGGACGGTGCCGGTGATGCCTGTGAGATGGTACCTCCTCTCGAAGGAGACGTAGATCGTGATACTGTTCCAGATGAAACTGATAATTGTCCTCATGTATCTAATGTAAATCAAGCAGATATTGATAATGACAACGCTGGCGATGCCTGTGATCCAGCAGATGATTCCGCCGATGCCGATGCTGATGGTGTTCCAGATCATCGAGATAGTTGTATTGACGTAGTCAATCCTGACCAATCTAATCTCGACCATGATGGATATGGTGATATGTGTGATCCTGATATGGACAATGACGGCGTAGCTAATGCCGACGATGAATGTCCTTTAGATGCAGTAAATACTTGTAATGGCGATCCTTCTGCAGTTAACAATGAAGCCTCCGTTGATGATGGCGAATGTGCTGCCGATGCTTTACAATACTGCAGTTCAATACAAGAATGTGAACGTGTTGGCTTATTTTGGTATGATACTTCTTGTCATACACAACTTGCGCCATTAGAAGACGAATGTAATCCATTTAATCTTGATCCTTGTACTACTCAAGAACTTTGTGAGGCTGCAAATCTGTATTGGTATGATGAACAATGTAATGCAGTAGATCAAGAAGTAATACTTAATCAAGTCACCTGTGAAGATGGTAATGTTGAAGCGTGTCTTAATCCTGAGACCTGTCAGCTTGCTGGTTACTTCTGGTATGAAAGTATCAATCGTTGTGTTCTAGAAGAACCAGAAATAATTCCTGGCGGGGTTCCTGAAGAGATTATACCTCCCGAGGGGGCAGAAAATCTTGATCTCAATAACGATCAGTGTGTCGGTCTTAAAGACATATCGATAGTTGCAGCAAACTTTGATCTTAGTTGCTCTGTTCCCAAAGCAATGGGAGAAGGCGACGTGACTAATGATAGTTGTGTAACATTTGCAGACTTTAGAAAATTGATGTCAGTGCTAGATTGGGAGTGTGATGAAGAATGA
- a CDS encoding phosphotransferase produces MESIVRPSLVRKTVGVSLVLGATIAAQEYGRSTGCYDEYAKEIALMYGGMATAGMALFQNAGYVAGDWFFRIKEHVRNKRNEKKSILEKILSKTEMRDLKRRLATLYDANETKIKIGIEEPMHESSTAYRGGVVARIPLEMEGKETQYIWIKQEADVVKGEKAVFPSRWTRKDKEQKRKQEMCLTRAGVDSVVRYFFTQKVEKPCDQIPPLLLAHDYVGDMSSNLPGSRLDTIIESLDRENRLDIFSSLYQTMSDLNGQYNHRLRRVLEERTNPSDRPETRFEHCASKTLGTDLTQKIVDALDIHKRDGFVNGDLKLENIFYDAQKGVKVLDFGRAGHGDRYIDLYLAACEMGVSESKAANVLLDQLLPEQNREFERSRARAKAHLFWAVHANEYLNNGSITSHSVRKQFEAYQAFNLSKALEYIGQIKEQNSQLEEIDRSLKSHYQEIGAERYDINQFTHPEATGFYSRTFSLLFQEGKETGHNAIDELEETVFYDRAKQASERLVGRGMLLGMPGVGFCLEAAGWIAEKITGYSHQVNWLLPTLATTGLLVARESFSIYRRNSAVKEAQEQLC; encoded by the coding sequence ATGGAATCTATCGTCCGACCATCCCTTGTACGTAAAACAGTAGGCGTGTCTTTGGTATTAGGAGCTACCATTGCAGCACAAGAATATGGGCGGAGCACAGGATGTTATGATGAATATGCCAAGGAGATAGCTCTTATGTATGGCGGAATGGCGACAGCAGGGATGGCTCTTTTTCAAAATGCAGGATATGTAGCAGGAGATTGGTTTTTTAGAATTAAAGAACATGTGAGAAATAAAAGAAATGAAAAAAAATCCATTCTTGAAAAAATACTTAGCAAAACAGAGATGCGAGACTTAAAACGGAGATTAGCAACACTCTATGATGCAAATGAAACAAAAATTAAGATTGGAATTGAGGAGCCAATGCATGAAAGTAGCACGGCATATCGAGGGGGCGTTGTAGCGCGTATCCCCCTAGAAATGGAAGGAAAAGAAACACAATATATTTGGATTAAACAAGAAGCAGATGTTGTGAAGGGAGAAAAAGCTGTTTTCCCATCACGCTGGACTCGTAAGGATAAAGAACAAAAACGCAAACAGGAAATGTGTCTTACCCGCGCGGGAGTGGATAGTGTTGTACGATATTTCTTTACTCAAAAAGTGGAGAAACCTTGCGACCAAATACCCCCTCTACTTCTCGCACATGATTATGTAGGGGATATGAGTTCTAATTTACCCGGAAGTAGATTAGATACAATTATTGAAAGTTTGGATAGAGAAAATCGCTTAGATATTTTTAGTTCACTATATCAAACAATGTCAGATTTAAATGGGCAATACAATCATCGACTTCGTAGAGTTCTTGAAGAACGAACCAACCCATCTGATCGTCCTGAAACACGCTTTGAGCATTGTGCATCAAAAACACTTGGGACTGACCTAACACAAAAAATTGTAGATGCATTGGACATACATAAAAGAGACGGGTTTGTCAATGGCGATTTAAAGCTTGAAAATATTTTTTATGATGCACAAAAAGGAGTAAAAGTGCTTGATTTTGGACGGGCAGGTCATGGAGATAGATATATTGATCTTTACTTAGCAGCGTGTGAAATGGGAGTAAGTGAGTCTAAAGCAGCAAATGTACTGCTAGATCAATTACTGCCTGAACAAAATAGAGAATTTGAGCGATCAAGAGCACGTGCAAAAGCGCACCTATTCTGGGCAGTTCACGCCAATGAATATCTTAATAATGGATCAATTACATCACATAGTGTTCGTAAGCAATTTGAAGCATATCAAGCATTTAATCTTTCAAAAGCTTTGGAGTACATTGGACAAATAAAAGAACAGAACTCACAGCTTGAAGAAATCGATCGTTCTTTAAAATCGCATTATCAAGAGATCGGTGCCGAGAGATATGATATAAATCAATTTACGCACCCGGAAGCCACTGGTTTTTACTCACGTACGTTCTCTTTACTCTTTCAAGAAGGCAAAGAAACAGGACACAATGCCATAGATGAGTTAGAGGAGACAGTATTTTATGATAGAGCAAAACAAGCCAGCGAGCGTTTAGTAGGAAGAGGGATGTTACTAGGGATGCCAGGAGTGGGATTCTGTTTAGAAGCAGCAGGGTGGATCGCGGAGAAAATTACCGGATATTCACATCAAGTTAATTGGCTATTACCTACTCTGGCAACAACTGGACTCCTCGTTGCTCGTGAAAGTTTCTCAATTTATCGCCGTAATTCAGCAGTCAAAGAAGCACAGGAACAACTATGTTAG
- a CDS encoding helix-turn-helix domain-containing protein, which translates to MVKKEMLAYLIDDKKAAILRLLLNSSEELYLKEIADRSGVSLTSTYRTLQDFVGLGLVGRREWKTSKVYRMEANDKTAFLKELLHEEYDGVPDFVDAVGGMQGVESVLLQGVRKKGKANILIIGQGIEGGPVEEIAKRIKDKGFDLSFLTLTQNQYEQMMKMGLYAGEKVVLK; encoded by the coding sequence GTGGTCAAAAAAGAGATGCTTGCATATTTGATAGATGACAAGAAGGCAGCCATACTTCGACTTCTTTTGAACAGTTCTGAAGAGTTATATCTTAAAGAAATTGCGGACCGAAGCGGCGTATCATTGACCTCAACCTATCGAACATTGCAAGACTTTGTTGGATTAGGGTTGGTAGGTCGAAGGGAATGGAAGACATCTAAAGTGTACCGCATGGAAGCAAATGACAAGACCGCATTTTTGAAAGAGTTGTTGCATGAAGAGTATGACGGAGTTCCGGATTTTGTTGATGCAGTGGGAGGGATGCAAGGAGTCGAAAGTGTCTTGTTACAAGGGGTGCGCAAGAAAGGCAAAGCGAACATTTTGATCATTGGACAAGGTATTGAAGGAGGACCAGTAGAAGAAATTGCCAAACGTATTAAGGACAAAGGATTCGATCTTTCCTTTTTGACCCTGACCCAGAATCAGTATGAACAGATGATGAAAATGGGATTATATGCTGGGGAGAAGGTTGTGTTGAAATAA
- the ftsZ gene encoding cell division protein FtsZ yields MDFIVKNALENMQEETFESMNQANIKVIGVGGAGNNMVGWLYKKGIKGAEILAINTDHQHLHITGADKKFLIGKDCTRGLGCGGFPSKGAEAAQESLMKIKESLKGSDMVFVCAGMGGGTGTGAAPVVAQVAKDTGAIVIGTVTMPFNIERARCDKAEFGLQQLRQVSDTVIVIDNNRLVQIAGNLPIQQAFAVANELIATMIKGIVETIAVPSLVNLDYADVKAIMSNGGVAAIGVGSSDTNNRVEEAVKGALSNPLLDINYEGATGALIHITGGPDMTLDEVSRIGELVTESLDDDANVIWGARVADEMKGKLTVMTIITGVNSPWILGKVDQHKSQKRAQSLSRELGLELV; encoded by the coding sequence ATGGATTTTATCGTAAAGAACGCATTAGAAAATATGCAAGAAGAAACATTTGAAAGTATGAACCAAGCTAATATTAAAGTTATTGGCGTGGGTGGCGCAGGCAACAACATGGTTGGCTGGTTGTATAAAAAAGGAATTAAAGGGGCAGAAATTCTCGCAATCAACACAGATCACCAACATCTTCACATTACCGGAGCAGACAAAAAGTTCCTTATCGGAAAAGATTGTACTCGCGGTCTAGGTTGTGGCGGATTCCCAAGCAAAGGGGCTGAAGCAGCTCAAGAATCTTTGATGAAAATTAAAGAATCTTTGAAAGGATCAGATATGGTCTTTGTTTGCGCAGGGATGGGAGGAGGAACTGGTACTGGTGCAGCTCCAGTAGTAGCTCAAGTAGCAAAAGACACTGGTGCAATTGTTATTGGAACCGTAACGATGCCTTTTAACATTGAGCGTGCTCGATGCGACAAAGCAGAATTTGGTCTTCAACAACTTCGCCAAGTATCTGATACTGTTATTGTAATTGATAACAACCGCCTTGTTCAAATTGCTGGTAACTTGCCAATCCAACAAGCTTTCGCAGTTGCAAATGAACTCATCGCTACCATGATTAAAGGTATTGTTGAGACCATTGCAGTTCCAAGCTTAGTTAACCTGGATTACGCAGACGTTAAAGCAATCATGTCTAACGGTGGCGTAGCAGCTATTGGTGTAGGAAGCTCCGATACCAACAACCGCGTTGAAGAAGCTGTTAAAGGCGCTCTTTCCAACCCATTACTTGACATCAACTATGAAGGCGCAACTGGTGCACTTATCCACATCACCGGTGGCCCTGACATGACTCTTGATGAAGTAAGCCGAATTGGTGAGCTTGTAACCGAGAGCCTTGATGATGATGCTAACGTTATCTGGGGAGCACGTGTTGCTGACGAAATGAAAGGTAAATTGACTGTTATGACCATTATCACTGGTGTTAATAGCCCATGGATCCTTGGCAAAGTAGACCAACACAAATCCCAAAAACGCGCTCAATCATTAAGCCGCGAACTTGGACTTGAATTAGTTTAA
- a CDS encoding phosphate uptake regulator PhoU, which yields MKRTVSRMGNSSLVMSLPSAWVRENNVKAGDEVNVESFEKGLTVSLSQIHKSEKALEMDVSSYSKRSLMHLLNNAYRTGYVRFTLHHPTKAQRQFINDFTSTNLLGFEVVEENQTKMIIENIAEPSTDKTDIILRKVFLITKQMAELVYQDISSNSFTNLETITKFKETIDSFTNFTRRTILGVSYGGKEQSYFLFTFIAKFSVLAHTYYYFYKDVCDKKRNHKPFINEPKIFMDVITRTNLGVTLLYDVFYKKDLSKLNELDNLRWDVYSQIQTFLVKNKGFDNQFLPYFFELARHIQVASTYLVGYQFSSQMKF from the coding sequence ATGAAACGCACTGTCTCACGCATGGGTAACTCTTCATTAGTTATGTCGCTGCCTTCTGCGTGGGTGAGAGAAAATAATGTTAAAGCAGGAGATGAGGTCAATGTCGAATCTTTTGAAAAAGGTCTGACAGTTTCTCTTTCCCAGATTCATAAAAGTGAAAAAGCTCTTGAAATGGATGTGTCATCCTATTCCAAGCGTTCTTTGATGCACTTGCTTAATAATGCCTATCGTACAGGCTATGTTCGCTTCACGTTGCACCATCCTACAAAAGCACAGCGGCAGTTCATCAACGATTTTACTAGCACAAATCTTCTCGGATTTGAAGTTGTTGAAGAGAATCAGACTAAAATGATAATTGAGAATATTGCTGAACCATCTACCGATAAAACCGATATTATTTTACGTAAAGTCTTTCTTATCACAAAGCAAATGGCTGAACTGGTTTATCAAGACATATCTTCAAATTCTTTTACTAATCTTGAGACGATTACTAAATTCAAAGAAACAATCGATAGCTTCACTAATTTTACACGCAGAACCATTCTGGGTGTAAGTTATGGTGGAAAAGAACAATCCTATTTTCTCTTCACTTTCATTGCTAAATTTTCAGTATTAGCCCATACATATTACTATTTTTACAAAGATGTGTGTGATAAAAAAAGAAATCATAAACCCTTCATTAATGAACCTAAAATCTTTATGGATGTTATAACGAGAACTAATCTGGGTGTTACACTTCTCTATGATGTTTTTTACAAAAAAGATCTATCGAAACTCAATGAACTTGACAATCTACGCTGGGATGTATATAGTCAAATACAAACTTTTCTCGTAAAGAATAAAGGATTTGACAATCAATTTCTTCCTTATTTTTTTGAATTGGCTAGACATATTCAGGTTGCATCAACCTATCTCGTTGGATATCAATTTTCCTCGCAAATGAAATTTTAA
- a CDS encoding thioredoxin family protein, giving the protein MSQNNYDDEITMRPTTLYFALASLLMTGCSDDKPRYEPMYSSAARPETRVVAPEIRCYSEGKDQTNTKSKGKLQLRFSKNMPLLSPRDRADLEKYVEKLEFKTQKVYVAFPPAYRTQAECAVAELDRMGKERFQISRALTVESIENTQYKGVIISSTIPNAVAAKYKKRTEDKFGGDMQRNTQTTKPTRSHSGQIAIQDHPSGESKFYELIKGDKPVVVDFYATWCGPCKSLGKDLEDMKREYAGQAEFLKVNVDSQKSLTAKVAPEHQGDTSLKLPTVLIYQRGTLMSRIKGYNPNEIRRTLDSLL; this is encoded by the coding sequence TTGAGTCAAAACAATTATGATGACGAAATTACTATGAGACCAACAACTTTGTACTTTGCCTTAGCAAGTTTGCTGATGACAGGATGTAGCGATGATAAACCACGTTACGAACCAATGTATTCTTCCGCAGCAAGACCTGAAACGAGAGTTGTTGCACCAGAAATTCGTTGTTATAGTGAAGGTAAAGATCAGACAAACACGAAAAGCAAAGGAAAGTTACAGTTACGATTTTCAAAAAACATGCCCCTACTTAGCCCTAGAGATAGAGCAGATTTAGAAAAGTATGTCGAAAAACTTGAATTTAAAACACAAAAGGTATATGTTGCGTTTCCACCAGCATACCGCACTCAAGCTGAATGTGCGGTTGCAGAGTTAGATAGGATGGGAAAAGAACGATTCCAAATTTCTCGAGCTCTTACTGTTGAATCAATAGAAAATACACAATACAAAGGTGTGATTATTTCTTCAACAATTCCAAATGCAGTGGCAGCTAAATATAAAAAAAGAACAGAAGATAAGTTCGGCGGGGACATGCAAAGAAATACGCAAACAACCAAACCAACAAGATCCCATTCTGGCCAAATAGCAATCCAAGATCATCCCTCAGGAGAGAGTAAATTTTATGAGCTCATTAAAGGAGATAAACCAGTTGTAGTTGATTTCTATGCCACCTGGTGTGGACCATGTAAATCTCTTGGGAAAGATCTAGAGGACATGAAGCGAGAGTACGCAGGTCAAGCTGAATTTTTAAAAGTTAATGTTGATTCACAAAAATCACTTACGGCAAAAGTTGCTCCTGAACACCAAGGAGATACCAGTCTTAAACTCCCCACAGTTCTTATTTACCAAAGAGGCACGTTGATGAGTCGTATTAAAGGATATAATCCGAATGAAATTCGACGAACATTAGATTCACTTCTCTAA
- a CDS encoding nitroreductase family protein, whose amino-acid sequence MSETLQEDDPIPQLHDIVDIIKYRRTVKYFLPKYVSWDKISRILDAARHAPSSGNIQNWKFIVVMDSGRKQGLAQACYEQYDLAVAPYVIVIVSETEKAERYYGVRGDRLYAIQNCAAAAQNILLAATGMGLGSAWIGAFDEDAVRSLLGVPAEVRPQIIIPIGYAREIPPKPAKYPLETVVYINRWRGKFRDVHKYMNDTAVILARKTGHAKEALEAGISAILEKTKDKLGIKKEEHSHDDKHQSEEHH is encoded by the coding sequence ATGAGCGAGACACTTCAGGAAGATGATCCAATCCCGCAGTTACATGACATTGTGGATATCATCAAGTACCGACGAACTGTCAAATATTTTCTTCCAAAGTACGTTTCGTGGGATAAAATTTCTCGTATCCTTGATGCTGCACGTCATGCACCCAGTAGCGGAAATATACAAAACTGGAAGTTTATTGTTGTTATGGATTCAGGCAGAAAACAAGGATTGGCTCAAGCCTGTTATGAGCAATATGATCTTGCAGTAGCGCCCTATGTTATAGTTATTGTCTCAGAAACAGAGAAAGCAGAACGCTATTACGGCGTAAGAGGTGATCGCTTATATGCGATTCAAAACTGTGCTGCTGCTGCGCAAAATATCCTCTTAGCCGCAACCGGAATGGGCTTAGGATCTGCATGGATTGGCGCGTTTGATGAAGATGCAGTGCGTTCATTACTAGGTGTGCCTGCTGAAGTTCGTCCACAAATCATCATTCCTATAGGATATGCTCGCGAGATTCCTCCCAAACCTGCAAAATATCCACTCGAAACAGTAGTATACATTAACCGTTGGCGAGGTAAATTTCGGGATGTTCACAAGTACATGAACGATACTGCTGTGATCTTAGCACGCAAAACGGGGCATGCAAAAGAAGCTCTCGAAGCAGGGATTTCTGCAATTTTAGAAAAAACAAAAGATAAATTAGGGATCAAAAAAGAAGAGCATTCTCACGACGATAAACACCAATCTGAAGAACACCATTAA
- a CDS encoding sensor histidine kinase, producing MSTQLSQFARFVAEAQVELAAKRVRLAQSIATNLLGRDITQYQPVLPTQPILLAPREDITTLLQNPLYVLSALQPGGRLSRWAPRSDLVHKFTHDLQNPLRTTANFAGFIIDDYLSDVELNLTLGMLYTTIADVGSFDTPTFRESLDILVREGYQPREIIAVAAKNLQDKAEHIYGLLTAGQFNPEELLLIEAYGGNIVEPFLRTVEHLGLEDSENHILRLEKASDDILTVARKVGLDLTEEHVNLGKYFTQQATVLATLGIRVHYCAQTPLLTLTNPAVVDALNNWVGNVAKYASPQATGKESTELHVRVVYDNNGHAHLELRDTGNGIDTTNLWKRAVKHGYVPAEQTPNPGFVLSDLIYRSGITTSDNPTGQNQHGLGAGLGMGIIRDEVQQIGGNFSVQSETGNGTTATMRLPPHAYITILPQP from the coding sequence ATGAGTACTCAACTTTCACAATTTGCACGGTTTGTCGCAGAAGCACAAGTAGAACTAGCTGCAAAAAGAGTACGGCTTGCTCAAAGTATTGCTACTAATCTTTTAGGTCGAGATATAACACAATATCAACCTGTGCTTCCCACACAACCTATTCTTTTAGCTCCTCGGGAAGATATTACCACACTATTACAAAATCCTCTATATGTTCTAAGTGCTCTACAACCTGGGGGTCGTTTATCACGATGGGCACCACGTAGTGATTTGGTTCATAAATTCACTCATGATCTCCAAAACCCTTTACGTACAACTGCGAATTTTGCCGGATTTATCATTGATGATTATCTTTCTGATGTAGAGTTAAATCTTACTTTAGGCATGCTTTATACGACCATTGCGGATGTAGGTTCATTTGATACTCCTACTTTTCGTGAATCACTAGATATACTTGTTAGAGAAGGGTATCAGCCACGAGAAATTATTGCCGTAGCAGCAAAAAATCTTCAAGACAAAGCCGAACATATTTATGGGCTACTCACTGCCGGTCAATTTAATCCCGAAGAACTTCTTCTTATCGAAGCATATGGGGGTAATATTGTAGAGCCATTTCTTCGCACCGTTGAACATTTAGGTCTAGAAGACTCTGAGAATCATATTCTTCGATTAGAAAAAGCATCAGATGACATTCTTACTGTTGCAAGAAAAGTTGGTTTGGATTTAACCGAAGAACATGTCAATCTCGGTAAATATTTTACTCAACAAGCCACAGTATTGGCAACATTGGGTATTCGTGTTCATTATTGTGCGCAAACTCCTCTTCTCACACTTACTAATCCTGCTGTGGTAGATGCTCTTAATAATTGGGTTGGCAATGTTGCTAAATATGCTTCTCCGCAAGCCACGGGCAAAGAAAGTACTGAACTTCATGTGAGGGTAGTATATGATAATAATGGTCATGCTCATCTTGAACTTCGAGATACGGGAAATGGCATTGATACTACCAACTTATGGAAGCGTGCTGTAAAACACGGTTATGTTCCTGCAGAACAAACACCTAATCCTGGTTTTGTTTTAAGCGATCTTATTTATCGTTCAGGTATAACTACCTCTGATAATCCAACTGGGCAAAATCAGCATGGTCTTGGGGCAGGTTTAGGAATGGGGATTATTAGGGATGAAGTTCAACAAATCGGTGGGAATTTTTCAGTTCAAAGTGAAACCGGCAATGGAACGACAGCAACAATGAGGCTTCCTCCACACGCATACATCACTATCTTACCACAACCTTAG